The following proteins come from a genomic window of Malus sylvestris chromosome 4, drMalSylv7.2, whole genome shotgun sequence:
- the LOC126619606 gene encoding gamma-interferon-responsive lysosomal thiol protein yields the protein MGFIRKSFRLFIFFCFLGIMVIPSAASEKVSVTLYYETLCPFCADFIVNQLVKIFQNGLISAVNLRLVPWGNAWFNPNGSFACQHGSDECLLNTIEACTISIYPDVNRHFTFIHCVERFTLGGKHGAWANCFEMTRLGTEPIDCYNSGNGYVIEGSYARETAQLKPPHRFVPWVIVNDKPLQEDYQNFMAYICRAYKGTPPQACGSIRYKTESTEQEKPVPQVCFANQGRNSSH from the exons ATGGGTTTTATCAGAAAATCCTTCAgactcttcatcttcttctgctTCCTGGGGATAATGGTAATTCCATCTGCTGCTTCTGAGAAAGTTTCAGTGACTCTCTACTACGAAACTCTGTGTCCGTTCTGTGCAGACTTCATTGTCAACCAGCTGGTCAAGATCTTCCAGAACGGTCTCATCTCCGCCGTCAATCTCCGGCTGGTCCCTTGGGGCAACGCCTGGTTCAATCCCAACGGTTCCTTCGCCTGCCAG CATGGATCAGATGAATGTTTGCTCAACACCATTGAGGCCTGCACCATTAGCATCTATCCTGATGTG AATCGGCATTTCACATTTATCCACTGCGTTGAGCGCTTTACATTGGGGGGCAAACACGGTGCTTGGGCCAATTGCTTTGAAATGACAAGATTAGGCACTGAGCCTATCGATTGCTACAACAGTGGAAATGGCTATGTG ATTGAAGGAAGCTATGCTAGGGAAACTGCTCAGCTTAAACCTCCACATAGATTTGTGCCATGGGTGATTGTCAATGATAAACCACTTCAAGAG GACTACCAAAACTTTATGGCCTATATTTGTAGGGCTTACAAAGGCACACCTCCACAAGCTTGCGGATCAATTCGTTATAAGACCGAATCAACCGAGCAAGAAAAACCAGTTCCTCAAGTATGCTTTGCAAACCAAGGAAGGAACTCTTCACATTAA